The following is a genomic window from Prevotella sp. E13-17.
GATGTAGCCCAGCTACTGACAACAAAGTGGAATCAAAGTTCTCCATATAATAATATGTGTCCGGAAGATGCTGGACAACGAAGTGTGACGGGCTGTGTGGCTACGGCTCTTGCCCAAGTGATGAACTATCACCAATGGCCTAAGGGCGCTACGGGGAGCTTGGAGGGATATACGACCTCAACCCAAAGTATTGTCGTGCCGGCTCTTCCTTCTACCACATTCGACTGGGACAATATGATTGATGACTACTCGAAAGGATATTCATCGGCTCAAGCCAATGCTGTAGCAATACTGATGCGTTATTGTGGACAGGCTTTGAGGATGGACTATACCAACATAGAATCATCTGCAAGCTATTCAACAGCAATCCCTGTCTTAGTAGAAGATATGGGCTACGATAAGGATATGCGCCACATTTTTGCCAATAGCTTTGAAATGGAAGAGTGGGAAAGAAAAGTCTATCACGAGTTGACGACTACTGGCCCAGTCTTATATGCCGGTAATTCGGGCACAAGCGGTCATGCTTTTGTGGTTGATGGCTATCGCGGAAGCGATAAAATGTATCATGTCAACTGGGGATGGGGCGGCAGTTGCGACGGCTTCTATAGACTGTTTGTCATGAATCCATCTAACTTAGGCATCGGTGGGGGAGATTCAACAACGGGTTATCGTTTGAATCAGGAGATGGTTTGCGGCTTTAAACCAGAGAATGGAATAGACGAATCATCCTTGTTGACGGTGAGAGATTGTCTTTATGCGAATGATGAGAAGCTTGCTGTCACCCAACAAAACGGCAAGCGTGCGCTGACGTTCTATATGACGAATAAGTCCGAGATAACCAAAACCTACGATTTTGCGCTGGTCAGCATTGGTGATGATCAATCCTTAACCGTTCTGAGTCAAGGGGTTAACGACTTTGTGTCGGGAGGCACTTATTGGTATTATTGGACTTTAGATGAATGGCTTCAGCAAGATTTCTTTAGGGGAAAAACATTGAAGCTCTCCTTTGCCAGTAAGTTGCCCGAGAGTGAAAAATGGCTACTCTTTGACGGTGCGGATACGTATGTCGAGACAACGGTGAGTACTACAGGTGAGGTGGAATATCGCGTGAACAAGTCAAAAGAAAGTCCCGTAGATGTGAAGGTCGGCAATATTTCCTGTGTAGGTAGCAAAAAGCAATTTGAACAACAATCGCTGGTATTTACCGTAGGGCAGAATCCTAATGATTTTAAGGGCAATCTTTATCTCTTTGCAGGCAATGAAGTTAGTGAATATACATACTGTGGCGAAACTTTTGTGGCCCTAATGGCTGGCGAAGAACTGCAGGCAAAAATAGATTTTGTACCTTCTCAGACAGGTCTTGTTCAACTTAATATTTCAACAGATAACCAAGGCGCGAATGTTATCGGCACTTATACTGTTATTATTTCAGAAGGTGATCAAGAGCAGGGCTTCTATCTGATAGGTGATATTAACGGCTGGAGCAAGACAGACAAAAACTATCCAT
Proteins encoded in this region:
- a CDS encoding C10 family peptidase, translated to MKKLLVLSMMLFALLSIMGAPITSEQAKQKAAKFFKEKGKTIHQTPPRRLKMMADRTDVSTFYVFNAQNEEGFVIISGDDSTDDVLGYAVRGSFNEESLPDNFVSWLKELDAQMTMIRSGKAKAANWKNIEAHADVAQLLTTKWNQSSPYNNMCPEDAGQRSVTGCVATALAQVMNYHQWPKGATGSLEGYTTSTQSIVVPALPSTTFDWDNMIDDYSKGYSSAQANAVAILMRYCGQALRMDYTNIESSASYSTAIPVLVEDMGYDKDMRHIFANSFEMEEWERKVYHELTTTGPVLYAGNSGTSGHAFVVDGYRGSDKMYHVNWGWGGSCDGFYRLFVMNPSNLGIGGGDSTTGYRLNQEMVCGFKPENGIDESSLLTVRDCLYANDEKLAVTQQNGKRALTFYMTNKSEITKTYDFALVSIGDDQSLTVLSQGVNDFVSGGTYWYYWTLDEWLQQDFFRGKTLKLSFASKLPESEKWLLFDGADTYVETTVSTTGEVEYRVNKSKESPVDVKVGNISCVGSKKQFEQQSLVFTVGQNPNDFKGNLYLFAGNEVSEYTYCGETFVALMAGEELQAKIDFVPSQTGLVQLNISTDNQGANVIGTYTVIISEGDQEQGFYLIGDINGWSKTDKNYPFTLADDGQTWYVTFPGPRENDQFLKVAPASAYEHQDTFWSRLWCVQNDGTTESKGKLIIGDKGAIKIVASSVEKQYVMRIVPSQMTYEIEIVDPMGVQVMDTDNDSSVAIYTISGHQIKKVKAVELNAALQRMPTGIYIMRNDNKCIIIRNR